Proteins from a genomic interval of Schistocerca piceifrons isolate TAMUIC-IGC-003096 chromosome 3, iqSchPice1.1, whole genome shotgun sequence:
- the LOC124789329 gene encoding transcription factor MafB-like, giving the protein MRPYSKLLLALALAVVVAACVVSAAKGDGDDENASGNAGHEGHGGRHEGRGHQHHGEGRNCSHSHGGEGGADHGGRPGGRGHRHHHHHHGHRGQQGEHSHEGSHESQESHEGSHSGHGGHQHGQGGQGGQQGGQEGSHAGENRQNY; this is encoded by the exons ATGAGACCGTACAGCAAGCTGTTGCTGGCGTTGGCGCTGGCCGTCGTGGTAGCGGCGTGCGTGGTGTCGGCGGCCAAAGGCGACGGCGACGACGAGAACGCTTCCGGCAACGCGGGCCACGAgggccacggcggccggcacgaGGGCAGAGGTCACCAGCACCACGGCGAGGGCCGCAACTGCAGCCACTCGCACGGCGGGGAAGGCGGCGCCGACCACGGGGGGCGGCCCGGCGGCAGGGGGCAccggcaccaccaccaccaccatggccaccgcggccagcagggCGAGCACAGCCACGAGGGTAGCCACGAGAGCCAAGAGAGCCACGAGGGCAGCCACAGCGGCCACGGAGGACACCAGCACGGCCAAGGCGGCCAGGGCGGCCAGCAAGGGGGGCAGGAGGGCTCCCACGCCGGGGAGAACCGCCAG AATTATTAG